The stretch of DNA ACTTTAATCTTAGTACTAACCATCTATTTAGTACTGCTGGAATATTCATTAGAGCATCAATTGGATCAAAAGCAAGAATTTTAGCTATAGCTAAATAAGGCTTAACAAATATCTGTTCATATAGCCAGTCAAAACCCCAAGCATGAAATAACAACAAAAAAATAACACGTCCTAACTTATTCTGTGATAATAAGTTAACTACTCTATGTTTACCTAACCATAATATCGCAGCAAGAACAATACCAATAATTGTTATAGTACTAGAAACTATATCTAAATCTAGTAGATACTGCGCGTTATAACTTAAATTGCTTATAGGTAATACTTTTGTTAATGGTGGTACAATCAAAGTACTAATAAAAGTAGATAATATAAGTAATGTTACTAAAGATACATAATAACTTATACTAGTCTTACGTAAGTAAGAAGCTTTAATGTTTTTTTCACCATAACATAAAACAAAAAACATACGGAAGGTATACATAGAAGTTAAAAATTCTCCTAATAAACCTACCAACATTAGTCTACTATTACCATGAGATAATGCACCACATAATATCTTCTCTTTAGAAAAAAAACCAGCGGTTACTAAAGGCATTGCCGATAACGCTAAACAACCTACGAGTAAGCTAATATAAATAAACGGAAGTGATTGACGTAAACCGCCTATTTTAAAAATATTTTGCTCCCTATGGTAATTTAGTATTACTATACCAGAACATAAAAATAACAGTGCTTTAAAAAAAGCATGAGTCATAAGGTGGATAATGGCTCCATCCCAGACTTGTGTACCTAGAGCAAGAAACATATAACCTATTTGACTCATGGTAGAATAGGCTAAAATTTTTTTTAGATCTGTCTGTACAAGAGCCGATAAACATGCCATGACTAGTGTCATAGCACCAACTAAACCTACTAGATTGAGTATATCAGGTGTTAATAAAAATAAACTATGGGTTCGTGCTATTAGGTAAACACCTGCAGTAACCATGGTTGCTGCATGAATTAGAGCTGATACCGGTGTTGGACCAACCATAGCATCTGCTAACCAAGTTTGTAGTGGTAACTGTGCTGATTTTGCTGCTGCTCCGCCTAAAATAAGGAGAGTAGCCCAAGTAATAACTTGGGAGTTATTAGCAATTGTTGGTTTTTCGGCCAAAAATATAAGGTCATGGATATTCAATGTGCCAAAATGGGCATAAAGTAAAAAAAGTGCCAAAGCTAGTAATACATCACCAATACGAGTAATAATAAAAGCTTTAATTGCTGCGTTATTATTTTGCTTGTTAGTATGATAGAAACCTATTAGGAGATAGCTACATAATCCTACTCCTTCCCATCCAAAGTACATAAGTAGTAAATTGTCTGCTAGTACTAAAAGTACCATATTCGCAATAAATAAGTTAGTATAAGCAAAAAAACGTGAATAACCTTCTTCACCTTCCATATACCAAGAAGCGTATAGATGTATTAAAAATCCTACTCCTGTAATGATTGATAGCATAGTGAGGGATAGTCCATCTATACTTAAGGCGAATACAACACGGAAAGCATCTACCGATATCCATGTCCAGAGGTACTGATAAAATATAACTGTATTTGCATAATAATGATTTAATATTAAAAACCTAGCAGTTAAAATGGCTGCTAAACCTACGCTACCTACGCCAATAATCGTATTAACGTTATTTGACCAACGTCCCTGAGAAAAAGCAAGGAGCAAAAACCCTAGTAAGGGTAATAAAATGATGAAACTAATTAAGTTCATCTATGCATCTCACTAATTAGATCAATATCTAATGTTTGGTAGTAGCGGTATAAATGTAGTAGTAATGCTAAACCTATACTAGCTTCAGTAGCTGCTATAGTTACTGTAAGGATATACATAACCTGTCCGTCAGCTTGACCCCAATACTGACCAACAATAACGAAAGCTAAAGCAGCTGCATTAATCATTATTTCTAACCCTAAGAGCAAAAATAATAAGTTACGCCGTATCATGATACCAGTTAGGCCTAACATAAATAA from Baumannia cicadellinicola str. Hc (Homalodisca coagulata) encodes:
- the nuoL gene encoding NADH-quinone oxidoreductase subunit L, with the protein product MNLISFIILLPLLGFLLLAFSQGRWSNNVNTIIGVGSVGLAAILTARFLILNHYYANTVIFYQYLWTWISVDAFRVVFALSIDGLSLTMLSIITGVGFLIHLYASWYMEGEEGYSRFFAYTNLFIANMVLLVLADNLLLMYFGWEGVGLCSYLLIGFYHTNKQNNNAAIKAFIITRIGDVLLALALFLLYAHFGTLNIHDLIFLAEKPTIANNSQVITWATLLILGGAAAKSAQLPLQTWLADAMVGPTPVSALIHAATMVTAGVYLIARTHSLFLLTPDILNLVGLVGAMTLVMACLSALVQTDLKKILAYSTMSQIGYMFLALGTQVWDGAIIHLMTHAFFKALLFLCSGIVILNYHREQNIFKIGGLRQSLPFIYISLLVGCLALSAMPLVTAGFFSKEKILCGALSHGNSRLMLVGLLGEFLTSMYTFRMFFVLCYGEKNIKASYLRKTSISYYVSLVTLLILSTFISTLIVPPLTKVLPISNLSYNAQYLLDLDIVSSTITIIGIVLAAILWLGKHRVVNLLSQNKLGRVIFLLLFHAWGFDWLYEQIFVKPYLAIAKILAFDPIDALMNIPAVLNRWLVLRLKLSFNSKLRWYVISMCLGALIVMIILVFSSLFI
- the nuoK gene encoding NADH-quinone oxidoreductase subunit NuoK, with amino-acid sequence MISLSYSLSLAAILFMLGLTGIMIRRNLLFLLLGLEIMINAAALAFVIVGQYWGQADGQVMYILTVTIAATEASIGLALLLHLYRYYQTLDIDLISEMHR